The Listeria monocytogenes genome window below encodes:
- a CDS encoding Crp/Fnr family transcriptional regulator, whose protein sequence is MSEKLDTVLGYLKEFPDYYKYVKKQTYTMNEKIILEEEKAKHIFFVLEGYAAVELENNLRKTNYISIFVLPYNVLGIDAFSSYPKKKHSITVMSERLVLYKIDADFLLNILSVKPDVNDFLLASIADVFARHYALLGMIAKTPKERVYMALENLAVEMGTEDEEKNEIVLPNFINQSVLARYCRTTQPNISNLLTELVEEEFLLNKKSPYRIDKDSLDI, encoded by the coding sequence ATGTCAGAAAAACTAGATACCGTACTTGGCTATTTAAAAGAATTTCCGGATTATTATAAATATGTAAAAAAGCAAACCTATACAATGAACGAAAAAATAATTTTGGAGGAAGAAAAAGCAAAACATATTTTTTTCGTATTAGAGGGCTATGCTGCCGTTGAATTAGAGAATAATTTAAGAAAAACGAACTACATTTCCATCTTTGTTCTTCCATATAATGTTTTAGGAATTGATGCGTTCTCCTCTTATCCGAAAAAAAAGCATAGTATAACTGTCATGAGTGAACGACTCGTACTTTACAAAATAGATGCGGATTTTTTGCTCAATATATTGTCTGTGAAACCTGATGTGAATGATTTTCTTCTAGCTAGTATTGCGGATGTTTTCGCTCGCCACTATGCACTTCTTGGAATGATTGCCAAAACGCCAAAAGAACGGGTTTATATGGCTTTAGAAAATCTTGCAGTGGAGATGGGGACTGAAGATGAGGAAAAAAATGAAATCGTGTTACCAAACTTTATCAATCAGTCAGTCCTTGCCAGATATTGCCGCACAACGCAGCCAAACATATCCAATTTATTAACCGAACTAGTAGAAGAAGAATTTTTACTCAACAAAAAAAGCCCTTACCGGATTGATAAGGACTCTTTGGATATATAA
- a CDS encoding GntR family transcriptional regulator, which translates to MKFDDSKPIYKQIVHYIHTEIVTGTYEAGDKLLSVRELATKLEVNPTTIQRAYAELEETEISYTVRGTGKYLTEDKRRLEQLENDIAKQLTENFISEMSKLGINKEKIIAWVKKVEEVKVNVSGK; encoded by the coding sequence ATGAAGTTTGATGATAGTAAACCCATTTATAAACAAATCGTTCATTATATTCATACAGAAATTGTTACAGGAACATACGAGGCTGGTGACAAGCTACTATCTGTAAGAGAGCTAGCAACAAAGTTAGAAGTAAATCCAACAACCATCCAGCGAGCTTATGCAGAACTGGAAGAAACGGAAATTAGTTACACTGTTCGAGGTACTGGTAAATATTTGACAGAAGATAAGAGGAGATTGGAGCAATTGGAAAATGACATCGCAAAACAACTTACCGAAAATTTTATTAGTGAAATGAGTAAATTAGGAATTAATAAAGAAAAAATTATCGCTTGGGTGAAAAAAGTAGAGGAGGTAAAAGTAAATGTTAGTGGGAAATAA
- a CDS encoding ABC transporter ATP-binding protein codes for MLVGNNIAKSYPNKLVLQNVDFEAKPGDMIVLTGENGSGKTTLLDMLASLKKPNSGRLELDNEVFTTNDIRQHIAYLNNELYAKKSITIEDFMKQHALLFENMELDKWNRLLAGWQINKRLKLGELSTGMLMKVKIGSVLARKAKLYLYDEPFASIDIMARSEVMKAIISETNPEAITIISSHHLEGTEKLYSKLWLLKENTLKNIETETYREQTGNSLIDFYKEEMNK; via the coding sequence ATGTTAGTGGGAAATAATATCGCTAAATCCTATCCAAATAAATTAGTCTTACAAAATGTGGACTTCGAAGCAAAGCCAGGCGACATGATTGTACTCACTGGTGAAAATGGTAGCGGGAAAACGACCTTGCTAGATATGTTAGCAAGCTTGAAGAAACCGAATAGTGGCAGATTGGAATTAGACAATGAAGTTTTTACTACCAATGATATCCGCCAGCACATCGCTTATTTAAATAATGAACTTTACGCTAAAAAAAGTATTACTATAGAAGATTTTATGAAACAGCATGCGCTTCTTTTTGAAAATATGGAGTTAGATAAGTGGAACCGATTACTTGCTGGATGGCAAATTAACAAACGCCTAAAACTTGGTGAACTATCAACAGGTATGTTAATGAAAGTGAAAATTGGTAGTGTGTTAGCAAGAAAAGCCAAATTGTATCTTTATGATGAACCTTTTGCGAGTATCGATATTATGGCTCGCTCAGAAGTAATGAAAGCTATTATTAGCGAAACAAATCCAGAGGCTATCACGATTATTTCTTCCCATCATTTAGAAGGAACCGAAAAATTATATAGCAAACTTTGGTTGCTTAAAGAAAACACGTTAAAAAATATTGAAACAGAAACTTATCGCGAACAAACAGGCAACTCACTAATCGATTTCTACAAGGAGGAAATGAACAAATGA
- a CDS encoding ABC transporter permease: MTKMITFYLKQISPILLIGLAIILGLNFLGFTMNLLEGMDLLFRAIRGTTVISLILVLITTWKITKLDTSKENVTLASLSGFSETKKFFGKLFAAYLSAITVILLQSAFIWYYGFETGRIEAGDALSFVSGTLMMFLFIAMFVCYFVIPVGWLKDHVKASSLQKAAVILLLFAILIVNLLAEYYLHIYNGAGIISILPNGHFDISLLSIIWNVGLCSVIAGSYIYMKSKKMDII, translated from the coding sequence ATGACAAAAATGATTACTTTTTATTTAAAACAAATCAGTCCGATTCTTTTGATTGGACTTGCAATTATCTTGGGGCTGAACTTTCTGGGGTTCACGATGAATCTGCTAGAAGGAATGGATTTGCTTTTTAGAGCAATTCGAGGAACGACGGTGATAAGCTTAATTCTAGTTCTTATCACTACTTGGAAAATCACAAAACTCGATACATCGAAAGAAAACGTAACACTTGCTTCTCTTTCTGGATTTTCAGAAACAAAGAAATTTTTCGGAAAACTATTTGCTGCTTATTTATCCGCAATTACTGTAATTTTACTTCAAAGTGCCTTTATTTGGTATTACGGTTTTGAAACAGGAAGAATCGAAGCAGGAGATGCGTTATCATTTGTATCTGGAACGCTGATGATGTTTTTATTTATCGCCATGTTTGTTTGTTACTTTGTTATTCCGGTAGGGTGGTTAAAAGATCACGTGAAGGCAAGTTCCCTTCAGAAAGCGGCAGTTATTCTACTTCTCTTTGCTATCCTAATTGTCAATTTATTAGCTGAATACTACTTGCATATTTATAACGGTGCTGGGATCATTTCCATTTTACCTAATGGACACTTCGATATTTCCCTTCTATCTATTATTTGGAATGTAGGATTATGTTCAGTGATTGCAGGCAGTTACATCTATATGAAATCTAAAAAAATGGACATTATTTGA
- a CDS encoding ATP-binding cassette domain-containing protein has translation MLEVKHLKKSYKLGKRNETPVLKDINVAIQDGEFAAIIGKSGSGKSTLLNIISGLDTDYEGEVLYNGEDLQDIDLDAYHFNHIGFIFQSFHLVNHMSVIENVKVPLYLNPELAESDRNARALDLLKQVGLEDFASKKPTQLSGGQKQRVAIARSLANNPDMIIADEPTGALDSVTSGEIIKLLKDLAAKGTTVIVVTHDLNIADQTDAVLRLADGEVISFERKKEVVQKVTHKNEKKLRLNWWATAKISFKSFFNRKFRNLLVALGTSIGIIAILLAFGLGNGVNQSLSKIFGTTFSPNQITTYYKEDGGSKSPEPTTPLTSSEIKKIKQLYEDENITEIYERTTIQGIKFEYDGKYLKGISGEMQEANFKPSRYEDLTVKDEYLLSGKMVTCDETGAVIPSSVAKAILGKKDSDELTKNDGDKLIGKKITFVYAGRNSDTKNTVKIETTISGITNPSKEGFARGFDVSTKTMNDFIKTTGIEKPILSVDAFTKTTAEAEEIVEKYEDDKDWANYSITNANAFVDIFSQFTDIIVYLIAFIAGLSLAVAGVMIAIVLYIGVVERTREIGVFRAIGYRKRHIRGLFMMEASYIIILANVLSSLVAVTIAKIASPILEMKIGFEDMIHISFWNFLVTLAITIIIGFIFSIYPSNKAAKLDAAEALRSE, from the coding sequence ATGTTAGAAGTTAAACACCTTAAAAAATCTTATAAGTTAGGAAAGAGAAACGAAACACCAGTTTTGAAAGATATTAATGTAGCCATTCAAGATGGAGAATTTGCAGCAATTATAGGAAAAAGTGGTAGTGGGAAGTCCACGTTGCTCAATATTATTAGTGGACTTGACACTGATTATGAAGGGGAAGTTTTATATAACGGGGAAGATTTACAGGATATTGATTTAGATGCCTATCATTTTAACCATATCGGTTTTATTTTTCAAAGCTTTCATCTAGTCAATCATATGTCTGTCATTGAAAATGTAAAAGTTCCTTTATACTTGAATCCTGAATTAGCAGAAAGTGATCGAAACGCGAGAGCACTTGATTTGCTGAAACAAGTTGGTCTAGAAGACTTTGCTAGCAAAAAACCAACACAACTATCTGGTGGACAAAAGCAAAGGGTAGCCATTGCGAGGTCTCTCGCTAATAATCCAGATATGATTATAGCAGATGAACCAACTGGAGCACTAGATAGTGTTACATCAGGCGAAATTATTAAACTGCTTAAGGATTTGGCAGCAAAAGGTACAACCGTAATAGTTGTCACCCATGATTTAAATATTGCAGACCAAACCGATGCGGTATTACGACTAGCAGATGGAGAAGTAATTTCATTTGAAAGAAAAAAAGAGGTTGTCCAAAAAGTTACCCACAAAAATGAAAAAAAGTTAAGACTAAACTGGTGGGCTACTGCTAAAATTTCTTTTAAAAGTTTTTTCAATAGAAAATTCCGGAATTTGCTTGTAGCACTTGGAACCTCGATTGGCATTATCGCTATTTTATTAGCATTTGGACTTGGAAATGGAGTGAATCAAAGTCTTTCAAAGATTTTTGGTACCACTTTTTCACCCAATCAGATTACGACTTATTATAAAGAAGATGGTGGCTCGAAATCACCTGAACCGACTACTCCATTAACGAGTAGTGAAATTAAGAAAATTAAACAACTGTATGAAGATGAAAATATTACAGAAATATATGAACGCACTACTATCCAAGGAATTAAATTTGAATATGATGGTAAATATTTAAAAGGTATTTCTGGTGAAATGCAAGAAGCCAACTTTAAACCATCACGCTATGAAGATTTAACTGTCAAAGATGAGTATCTTTTAAGCGGAAAAATGGTAACATGTGATGAAACCGGAGCAGTTATCCCGTCAAGTGTAGCAAAAGCAATTCTTGGAAAAAAGGATTCTGATGAATTAACAAAAAATGACGGTGATAAACTGATTGGTAAAAAAATAACCTTCGTTTATGCCGGAAGAAACAGTGACACAAAAAATACAGTCAAAATAGAGACAACCATTTCTGGTATTACAAATCCATCTAAAGAAGGTTTTGCTAGAGGATTTGATGTTTCCACAAAAACAATGAACGATTTTATTAAAACAACTGGTATTGAAAAACCGATTTTATCTGTAGATGCATTCACAAAAACGACAGCAGAAGCAGAAGAAATCGTTGAGAAATATGAGGATGACAAAGATTGGGCGAATTATTCGATTACAAACGCAAATGCTTTCGTAGATATATTTAGCCAGTTTACCGATATTATTGTGTACTTGATTGCCTTTATTGCAGGCCTTTCGCTTGCAGTAGCTGGCGTGATGATTGCTATTGTGCTTTATATCGGTGTGGTGGAACGAACAAGAGAAATCGGTGTATTCCGAGCAATTGGTTATCGTAAACGCCATATTCGCGGGCTTTTCATGATGGAAGCAAGTTATATTATTATTTTAGCTAATGTGCTATCAAGTCTTGTCGCCGTGACAATTGCAAAAATAGCTAGTCCTATTTTAGAAATGAAAATCGGCTTTGAAGATATGATTCACATTTCGTTCTGGAATTTCCTTGTCACACTCGCAATAACGATAATCATTGGCTTTATTTTCTCGATTTATCCAAGTAATAAAGCAGCAAAATTAGATGCAGCAGAAGCTTTAAGATCAGAATGA
- a CDS encoding DeoR/GlpR family DNA-binding transcription regulator codes for MGKVESRRNKIIEILNENSILSLANLAEFLNVTTETIRNDLKSTQLAGKVVQAHGSVAIAHTTIARDVPYSFRKEINSKSKSKIADKACQLVSPGQVIAIEHNSISVMLIHMLSKYPQLLNNITVITNSFSIMHYVQEKKIELSIIFLGGTFSLNQENSFGSMTIHQMKKLKADISFISPGAIDEDLEITAYKEQDADLQKAIMKNSQKNILLIENNKYPSIAMWKVNHATDYDTIITEVDFTTDQLETLSKAKIEILNI; via the coding sequence ATGGGAAAAGTCGAGTCAAGAAGAAATAAAATAATTGAAATATTAAATGAAAATTCGATTTTGTCATTGGCTAACTTAGCTGAATTTCTTAATGTAACGACAGAAACAATTAGAAACGATTTGAAATCCACACAACTCGCTGGAAAAGTAGTTCAAGCTCATGGTAGTGTAGCTATTGCTCATACCACCATTGCTAGAGATGTCCCATACTCATTTAGAAAAGAAATTAATTCAAAATCTAAAAGTAAAATAGCGGATAAAGCATGTCAATTAGTGAGTCCAGGTCAAGTAATCGCCATTGAACATAATAGCATTTCAGTTATGCTTATCCATATGCTTAGTAAATATCCACAGTTGTTAAATAATATTACTGTAATTACGAATTCCTTTAGTATTATGCACTATGTTCAAGAGAAAAAGATAGAGCTTTCTATTATTTTTTTAGGCGGAACTTTTAGCTTAAACCAAGAAAATTCTTTCGGTTCAATGACTATCCATCAAATGAAAAAGCTAAAAGCGGATATTTCTTTTATAAGCCCAGGTGCGATAGATGAAGATTTGGAAATTACCGCTTATAAAGAACAAGATGCCGATTTGCAAAAAGCAATCATGAAAAATTCACAAAAAAATATTCTGCTTATAGAAAACAATAAGTACCCAAGTATTGCGATGTGGAAAGTAAATCATGCAACGGATTACGATACCATTATTACAGAAGTGGACTTTACTACAGATCAGTTAGAAACTTTATCCAAGGCAAAAATAGAGATTTTAAACATTTAA
- a CDS encoding nucleoside hydrolase, whose protein sequence is MDNSQILKMLERPSGKVDVVLDTDTFNEIDDQYALAYMIQSKEKFNVVGVYAAPFLNHHSNGPKDGMEKSYEEILRVYKLLNRPELEKITFKGSVDFLVNSKPKMSDAVQHLIELALAHSSENPLYVIGIAAATNIATAILLEPKITENIVVLWLGGLGYEWHNNLSFNCRQDLVAARVLLDTPMPLVQFPGMGVISAFATTGPELEYWLKGKNKFCDYMVTRTEEEAKITNLKNGGKVWSRALWDVVPIGWLLGEEFMKDKLVNSPIMQDNHYYSQDFRRHFIKYVYFVERDKLMEDLFEKLAKIDNN, encoded by the coding sequence ATGGATAATAGCCAAATTTTAAAAATGTTAGAAAGACCATCAGGAAAGGTTGATGTTGTATTAGATACAGATACATTTAACGAAATTGATGATCAATATGCTTTAGCCTATATGATTCAGTCAAAAGAAAAATTTAATGTGGTAGGAGTGTATGCAGCACCATTTTTAAATCATCATTCTAATGGGCCGAAAGACGGTATGGAAAAAAGTTATGAAGAAATTCTTAGGGTTTATAAATTATTGAACCGTCCAGAATTAGAAAAAATCACTTTTAAAGGATCAGTTGATTTTTTAGTTAATTCAAAACCTAAAATGAGTGATGCTGTCCAACATTTGATTGAGTTAGCATTAGCGCATAGTTCAGAAAATCCTCTTTATGTCATTGGAATTGCCGCTGCTACTAATATTGCTACAGCTATTTTACTAGAACCAAAAATAACAGAAAATATAGTTGTTTTATGGTTAGGTGGACTGGGCTATGAATGGCATAATAATTTATCCTTTAATTGTCGACAAGATTTAGTGGCTGCTCGAGTTTTACTTGATACCCCGATGCCACTAGTTCAGTTTCCAGGGATGGGAGTTATTTCTGCTTTTGCTACAACCGGGCCGGAGTTAGAGTATTGGTTAAAAGGAAAAAATAAATTTTGTGATTATATGGTGACAAGAACGGAAGAAGAAGCGAAAATAACTAATCTAAAAAATGGTGGAAAGGTTTGGTCACGGGCATTATGGGATGTTGTTCCTATTGGTTGGCTATTAGGTGAAGAATTTATGAAAGATAAATTGGTTAATAGTCCCATTATGCAAGATAATCATTATTACAGCCAAGACTTTAGACGCCATTTTATAAAATATGTTTACTTTGTTGAAAGAGATAAATTAATGGAAGATTTATTTGAGAAACTCGCCAAGATTGACAATAATTAG
- a CDS encoding PTS transporter subunit EIIC gives MGKYDKLNAFIIENVGGDSNIIALTHCVTRLRFTLKDESLVNRDALINHEKIMTAQSANGQYQVVVGMQVGEIYQEMLSKLSISNTNEETSTNDSTNKDKKTLLNRFIDTITKIITPTLGVMIGCSLILGVESLLVASKVISPGDGAFVILNAIGYALFTFFPVILGYTSAKTFNSDPFIGMIVGASLVFPNLLNDLVGPEAIYQLFNGTFLQMDIYSDFLGIPIIFPANGYTSTVIPIIFSMFFLSKFEHFIKKIIPQSLHFTFVPFLTLIIGVPATILVFGPIANIASSIISSAILALFSFSPVVAALFVGILYTPLVILGLHWPLVAIGINNLATTGTDYLLPMIFTAPLAQMAVVFAVYLKTKNPDVKKICVPAMVSDFFCIIEPSIYGVTLPVKRRFVFTCIGTAIGALIIAVAGVHNFASTIGVLGIGGFINPQTGDVSYVIVVALASLATMLISFLLAFFTFKEA, from the coding sequence ATGGGAAAATATGATAAATTAAATGCGTTCATTATTGAAAATGTAGGTGGAGATAGTAATATAATTGCGTTAACACATTGCGTGACTAGATTACGTTTTACACTAAAAGATGAAAGTTTAGTTAATAGAGATGCTCTGATAAATCATGAAAAAATTATGACTGCTCAATCTGCAAATGGTCAATATCAAGTAGTTGTTGGTATGCAAGTTGGAGAAATCTATCAAGAAATGTTATCTAAATTATCTATTTCGAATACTAATGAGGAAACTAGCACTAATGATTCTACTAATAAAGATAAGAAAACATTATTAAATCGTTTCATTGATACAATAACTAAAATCATTACCCCTACACTTGGAGTAATGATTGGTTGTTCTTTGATTTTAGGTGTGGAGTCACTCTTAGTTGCCTCTAAAGTAATTAGCCCAGGGGATGGCGCATTTGTCATCTTAAATGCAATTGGTTATGCTTTGTTTACTTTCTTTCCAGTTATCTTAGGGTACACTAGTGCAAAAACATTTAACTCAGATCCATTTATTGGGATGATTGTTGGTGCTTCACTTGTTTTCCCAAATCTACTTAATGATTTAGTTGGACCAGAGGCAATCTACCAGTTGTTTAATGGTACTTTTCTTCAGATGGATATTTATAGTGATTTTCTAGGTATTCCTATCATTTTTCCAGCGAATGGATACACATCAACAGTTATTCCTATTATCTTCTCGATGTTCTTTCTATCGAAATTTGAGCATTTTATCAAAAAAATTATTCCTCAATCATTACATTTCACCTTTGTCCCATTTCTTACTTTAATTATTGGTGTTCCAGCAACAATTTTAGTATTTGGTCCAATTGCTAATATTGCAAGTAGTATTATCTCTAGTGCGATTTTAGCTCTGTTTAGTTTCTCACCAGTTGTAGCAGCCTTGTTCGTAGGCATTCTTTATACACCACTGGTTATTCTTGGATTACATTGGCCATTAGTTGCCATAGGAATAAATAATCTCGCAACAACAGGGACCGATTATTTATTGCCAATGATTTTTACAGCTCCATTAGCTCAAATGGCTGTCGTATTTGCAGTTTATTTGAAAACGAAGAATCCAGATGTTAAGAAAATTTGTGTTCCTGCAATGGTTTCTGATTTCTTTTGCATCATTGAGCCTTCAATTTACGGAGTTACCTTACCAGTGAAAAGACGATTTGTTTTTACTTGTATTGGAACAGCGATAGGGGCGCTTATTATTGCAGTAGCTGGAGTTCATAATTTTGCTAGTACAATTGGTGTTTTAGGAATTGGTGGGTTTATCAATCCTCAAACAGGCGATGTTTCTTATGTGATTGTTGTAGCATTAGCATCACTAGCAACAATGTTAATTTCATTTTTATTAGCCTTCTTTACTTTCAAAGAGGCATAG